A stretch of Geotrypetes seraphini chromosome 2, aGeoSer1.1, whole genome shotgun sequence DNA encodes these proteins:
- the LOC117354515 gene encoding oocyte zinc finger protein XlCOF6-like, whose translation MAPGLATKQEMVTFEDITVRFSQEQWDYLDEGQKKLYREVMKENYETLISVEKDNPINSSAEIYHWEGEKMLSERDKENASSCSDGGEKRKCRWIVGKKQKNSTVGSALCEHSSSNIAHTEEEQRVQMRDQRCLCDVCTIFFSDHVTLKSQQPSDAEEGPSRCTDCGKTFSQKTELQAQQKTSVKVTNFAYSECENRKKELKQHQKHSKETRMRTRTDYERGFINDANITKFQKSNTKGRMFSCSSGDKSFNQEENFKRNAKFHSRKSPVADTESKECGEIFSQKADLTVRQRRHTEVKPSACSECCNSFGWKKCLTAHQGIHTTMKQFTCTECGKSFSQKGNLTTHRRIHTGIKPFVCTECGKTFSRKTNCNVHQRIHTGIKPFKCTRCDKTFSRKTNLNVHQRIHTKAKPFLCTDCGITFSWKGSLTAHQRIHTGVKPFICAKYSKCFSQKTDLRKQQRIHTGVKSFTCKIFNQKEHCTKHQRIHTSMKPFISSKCGKYFHQKLDLKKHERFHAGVKSFMCSECGKSFSRKESLFIHQKIHTGLKQFTCTECGKSFSLKESLFIHQKIHTGLKPFTCSEHGKSFSQKGHFSIHQRIQIGLESFTCTKCGKSFSRKGSLTIHQKIHTELKLFICTECGKSFSRKEYLAAHQKIHTGVKPFACTECGITFSRKGNLTAHQRIHTGVKPFKCTECGKTFSWKTNLNVHQRIHTEVKLFTCTECGKSFRRKENLTAHKKIHLGVKPFACNECSKTFSRKGHLIIHQRIHTEVKPFACSECDKCFNQKGHLTIHQRVHTRVKGKRKKII comes from the exons ATGGCCCCAGGGCTGGCTACTAAGCAG GAGATGGTGACGTTTGAGGATATAACTGTTCGCTTCTCTCAGGAGCAGTGGGACTATTTAGATGAAGGCCAGAAAAAgctctacagggaggtgatgaaagAAAACTATGAGACCCTGATCTCAGTAG aaaaagATAATCCAATAAACAGTAGCGCAGAGATATATcactgggaaggggaaaagaTGTTATctgaaagagacaaagaaaacgcTTCTTCCTGTTCTGAtggtggagaaaaaagaaaatgtcGGTGGATCGTGGGAAAGAAGCAGAAAAATTCAACAGTAGGTTCAGCTCTGTGTGAGCACAGTAGCAGCAATATCGCACATacagaggaagagcagagagtccAGATGAGAGATCAAAGATGTCTTTGCGATGTTTGTACGATATTCTTCAGCGATCATGTCACTCTGAAATCACAACAGCCATCTGACGCTGAAGAGGGACCATCTAGATGTACAGACTGTGGGAAAACCTTCAGTCAAAAGACAGAACTACAGGCACAACAGAAAACATCCGTAAAAGTGACAAATTTTGCATATTCTGAGTGTGAGAATAGGAAGAAAGAGCTAAAGCAGCACCAAAAACACAGTAAAGAAACAAGAATGCGTACAAGAACAGACTACGAGAGAGGTTTTATCAATGATGCAAATATTACAAAATTCCAGAAAAGCAATACAAAGGGGAGAATGTTTTCGTGTTCTAGTGGTGACAAAAGCTTCAATCAGGAAGAAAACTTCAAAAGAAACGCAAAATTCCACTCTAGAAAAAGTCCAGTTGCAGATACAGAATCTAAAGAGTGTGGTGAAATCTTCAGTCAGAAGGCAGACCTGACCGTACGTCAGAGACGCCACACAGAGGTGAAACCGAGTGCATGTTCTGAGTGTTGTAATTCTTTCGGCTGGAAGAAATGCCTCACTGCACACCAGGGAATTCACACAACAATGAAACagtttacatgtactgagtgtggcaaAAGCTTCAGTCAGAAGGGAAACCTCACTACACACCGGAGAATCCACACAGGCATTAAACCATTTGTGTGTACTGAATGTGGTAAAACCTTCAGTCGGAAGACAAACTGCAATGTACACCAGAGAATTCATACAGGCATTAAGCCATTTAAATGTACTCGGTGCGATAAAACCTTCAGTCGGAAGACAAACCTCAACGTACACCAGAGAATCCACACAAAAGCAAAACCATTTCTATGTACTGACTGTGGCATAACATTTAGTTGGAAGGGAAGCCTCACTGCACACCAGAGAATCCACACAGGAGTGAAACCATTTATTTGTGCTAAATACAGTAAATGCTTCAGTCAAAAAACAGACCTCAGAAAGCAGCAGAGAATCCACACAGGGGTGAAATCCTTTACATGTAAAATCTTCAATCAGAAGGAACACTGCACAAAGCACCAAAGAATCCACACAAGTATGAAACCATTTATATCTTCTAAGTGTGGCAAATACTTCCATCAGAAGCTAGATCTCAAAAAACATGAGAGATTTCATGCAGGGGTAAAATCTTTTATGTgttctgagtgtggtaaaagcttcagccGGAAAGAAAGCCTCTTCATACACCAAAAAATCCACACAGGACTGAAAcaatttacatgtactgaatgtggtaaaagcttcagccTGAAAGAAAGCCTCTTCATACACCAGAAAATCCACACAGGactgaaaccatttacatgttctgagcACGGTAAAAGCTTCAGTCAGAAGGGACACTTCAGTATACACCAGAGAATTCAGATTGGGCTGGAATCATTTACATGTActaagtgtggtaaaagcttcagtcGGAAGGGAAGCCTTACCATACACCAGAAAATCCATACAGAACTGAAACTATTTATATGTACTGagtgtgggaaaagctttagtcGGAAGGAATACCTCGCTGCCCACCAGAAAATTCACACAGGAGTGAAACCATTTGCATGTACGGAGTGTGGTATAACATTCAGTCGGAAGGGAAACCTCACTGCACACCAGAGAATCCATACAggagttaaaccatttaaatgcACTGAATGTGGTAAAACCTTCAGTTGGAAGACAAACCTCAACGTACACCAGAGAATCCACACAGAAGTGAAACTATTTACATGTAccgaatgtggtaaaagcttcaggcGGAAGGAAAACCTCACTGCACACAAGAAGATTCACTTAGGAGTGAAACCTTTTGCATGCAATGAGTGCAGCAAAACCTTCAGTCGGAAAGGACATCTCATCATACACCAGAGAATCCACACGGAAGTGAAACCGTTTGCATGTTCTGAGTGTGATAAATGCTTCAATCAGAAGGGACACCTTACTATACACCAGAGAGTCCACACAAGAGTCAAAGGGAAGCGCAAAAAAATAATTTAG